Proteins encoded within one genomic window of Xiphophorus maculatus strain JP 163 A chromosome 11, X_maculatus-5.0-male, whole genome shotgun sequence:
- the fgf17 gene encoding fibroblast growth factor 17 isoform X1, with protein MYGINQRYFYISFNFFVLWCHAQGENHSSPNFNQYVRTQGATTDQLSRRQVRVYQLYSRTSGKHVQIQGKRVSATAEDGNQYARLFVETDTFGSRVRIQGAESGLYLCMNRKGKLVGKPNGRSRDCIFTEIVLENNYTALQNAKYEGWYVAFTRKGRPIKACRTRENQREVHFIKRLHMGPPHFPNTDQSKFEFIRFPPTGRAKRNRKSRTSE; from the exons ATGTATGGAATAAACCAGCGCTATTTTTACAT atcatttaatttttttgttttgtggtgtCACGCTCAG GGGGAGAATCACTCGTCTCCTAATTTTAACCAGTATGTGAGGACGCAGGGCGCAACGACGGACCAGCTCAGCCGCAGGCAGGTCCGGGTTTACCAGCTCTACAGCCGAACCAGCGGGAAACACGTCCAGATCCAGGGGAAGAGAGTCAGCGCCACTGCGGAGGATGGGAACCAGTACG CTCGCCTGTTTGTGGAGACTGACACCTTCGGCAGTCGAGTGAGGATACAAGGTGCAGAGAGTGGGCTATATCTCTGCATGAACCGGAAGGGAAAACTTGTTGGAAAG ccCAACGGCCGCAGCAGGGACTGTATCTTCACTGAGATCGTCCTGGAGAACAATTACACGGCCCTGCAGAATGCAAAGTACGAAGGCTGGTATGTGGCTTTCACTAGGAAGGGGAGGCCAATCAAAGCCTGCAGGACAAGGGAGAACCAGAGAGAGGTCCATTTCATCAAGAGGCTGCACATGGGCCCGCCTCACTTCCCCAACACGGACCAAAGCAAATTTGAGTTCATCCGATTTCCGCCCACAGGTCGAGCAAAGCGGAACCGGAAATCACGTACCTCTGAGTAA
- the fgf17 gene encoding fibroblast growth factor 17 isoform X2, whose amino-acid sequence MYGINQRYFYISFNFFVLWCHAQYVRTQGATTDQLSRRQVRVYQLYSRTSGKHVQIQGKRVSATAEDGNQYARLFVETDTFGSRVRIQGAESGLYLCMNRKGKLVGKPNGRSRDCIFTEIVLENNYTALQNAKYEGWYVAFTRKGRPIKACRTRENQREVHFIKRLHMGPPHFPNTDQSKFEFIRFPPTGRAKRNRKSRTSE is encoded by the exons ATGTATGGAATAAACCAGCGCTATTTTTACAT atcatttaatttttttgttttgtggtgtCACGCTCAG TATGTGAGGACGCAGGGCGCAACGACGGACCAGCTCAGCCGCAGGCAGGTCCGGGTTTACCAGCTCTACAGCCGAACCAGCGGGAAACACGTCCAGATCCAGGGGAAGAGAGTCAGCGCCACTGCGGAGGATGGGAACCAGTACG CTCGCCTGTTTGTGGAGACTGACACCTTCGGCAGTCGAGTGAGGATACAAGGTGCAGAGAGTGGGCTATATCTCTGCATGAACCGGAAGGGAAAACTTGTTGGAAAG ccCAACGGCCGCAGCAGGGACTGTATCTTCACTGAGATCGTCCTGGAGAACAATTACACGGCCCTGCAGAATGCAAAGTACGAAGGCTGGTATGTGGCTTTCACTAGGAAGGGGAGGCCAATCAAAGCCTGCAGGACAAGGGAGAACCAGAGAGAGGTCCATTTCATCAAGAGGCTGCACATGGGCCCGCCTCACTTCCCCAACACGGACCAAAGCAAATTTGAGTTCATCCGATTTCCGCCCACAGGTCGAGCAAAGCGGAACCGGAAATCACGTACCTCTGAGTAA